One genomic window of Thioclava sp. GXIMD4216 includes the following:
- a CDS encoding ABC transporter substrate-binding protein — protein MFAATLLASTALVHAQDLTELEAAAKKEGMLTTIALPHSWCGYGDVIAGFKAKYPEIEVNELNPDAGSADELEAVRANKGNTGPQAPDVLDVGLSFGPQAKDEGLLQPYKVSTWDEIPDTIKDADGYWYGDYYGVMSFMINKDLIDTNPEDWSDLLNSDYAGSVALAGDPRASNQAILSVLAAGMAEGGAAGKDAGEKGLEFFKKMNEAGNFVPVIGKAGTLAQGATPITIMWDYNALAARDTLNGNPPVDVVVPKSGVLAGVYVQGISAHAPHPNAAKLWMEYLYSDEGQNLWLKGYCHPARFNAMSKAGKVPQELLDALPPAEAYEKAYFPTLDEQAGNKDAVVGGWDSVVGSNVQ, from the coding sequence ATGTTTGCGGCAACCCTGCTGGCCAGCACCGCGCTGGTCCATGCGCAGGACCTGACCGAGCTGGAAGCTGCCGCCAAGAAAGAAGGTATGCTGACCACCATCGCCCTGCCGCATAGCTGGTGTGGCTATGGTGACGTGATTGCGGGCTTCAAGGCGAAATATCCCGAAATCGAAGTGAACGAGCTGAACCCCGATGCGGGCTCCGCAGACGAGCTGGAAGCTGTGCGCGCCAATAAGGGCAATACCGGCCCGCAGGCCCCCGATGTGCTGGATGTGGGGCTGTCTTTTGGTCCGCAGGCCAAGGACGAGGGGCTGTTGCAGCCCTATAAGGTCTCGACCTGGGACGAGATCCCCGACACGATCAAGGATGCCGACGGCTACTGGTATGGCGATTACTACGGCGTCATGTCCTTCATGATCAACAAGGACCTCATCGACACCAACCCCGAGGACTGGTCCGATCTGCTGAACTCCGACTATGCGGGCTCGGTGGCGTTGGCGGGTGATCCGCGTGCCTCGAACCAGGCGATCCTGTCGGTTCTGGCGGCCGGTATGGCCGAGGGCGGTGCTGCCGGTAAGGACGCGGGCGAGAAGGGGCTCGAGTTCTTCAAGAAGATGAACGAGGCGGGCAATTTCGTCCCCGTTATCGGCAAGGCGGGCACGCTGGCACAGGGGGCAACCCCGATCACCATCATGTGGGACTATAACGCCCTCGCTGCGCGCGACACGCTCAACGGCAACCCGCCGGTTGATGTTGTGGTGCCGAAATCGGGCGTTCTGGCGGGCGTTTATGTGCAGGGGATTTCGGCCCATGCACCGCACCCGAATGCCGCCAAGCTCTGGATGGAATATCTTTACTCGGACGAGGGGCAGAACCTCTGGCTGAAGGGCTATTGCCACCCCGCGCGCTTCAACGCGATGTCGAAGGCGGGCAAGGTGCCGCAAGAGCTTCTGGATGCGCTGCCCCCCGCAGAAGCCTATGAAAAGGCCTATTTCCCGACCCTTGACGAACAGGCGGGCAATAAGGATGCCGTGGTGGGCGGCTGGGATAGCGTCGTTGGCTCCAACGTCCAGTAA
- a CDS encoding ABC transporter permease subunit, translating into MADHSPAKRRIRLTWLGLLPFIAFIVLFLALPTMKIVIGAFQRPDGSFTLSNLAGLFTPTILNSYWISIKISLASSAIGCLVGFLMAAGMVLGGLPKAIRAPLLTFSGVASNFAGVPLAFAFLATLGPLGLVTMFLRHEFGINLRAMGFNILSFWGLTITYLFFQIPLMILIITPALDGLKREWREAASCLGATGAQYWRIVALPILFPTILGTFALLFANAFGAVATAIALTGSSLNIVPIMLFAQIRGDVLGDPHLGYAMAFGMILVTGLANVIYIVLRMRSERWLK; encoded by the coding sequence GTGGCCGACCACTCTCCTGCCAAACGCCGGATCCGCCTGACATGGCTGGGGCTTTTGCCCTTTATCGCCTTTATCGTGCTGTTTCTGGCCCTGCCGACGATGAAGATCGTCATCGGTGCCTTCCAGCGCCCCGATGGCAGCTTCACCCTGTCAAACCTTGCGGGGCTGTTTACGCCCACAATCCTCAACTCCTACTGGATCTCGATCAAGATCTCGCTGGCCTCCTCGGCCATCGGCTGTCTGGTGGGCTTTCTGATGGCGGCGGGGATGGTGCTGGGTGGCTTGCCCAAGGCGATCCGCGCGCCGCTTCTGACCTTCTCGGGCGTGGCCTCGAACTTTGCCGGTGTGCCGCTGGCTTTCGCCTTTCTGGCCACCCTCGGGCCGCTGGGCCTTGTGACCATGTTCCTGCGCCATGAATTCGGCATCAATCTGCGCGCGATGGGGTTCAACATCCTCAGCTTCTGGGGCCTGACGATCACCTATCTCTTCTTCCAGATCCCGCTGATGATCCTGATCATTACCCCCGCGCTGGATGGCCTGAAACGCGAATGGCGCGAGGCGGCCTCCTGCCTTGGCGCGACAGGAGCGCAATACTGGCGCATCGTGGCGCTGCCGATCCTCTTCCCGACGATCCTTGGCACTTTCGCGCTGCTCTTTGCCAATGCCTTTGGGGCTGTGGCCACCGCCATCGCGCTCACCGGCTCCTCGCTCAACATCGTGCCGATCATGCTCTTTGCACAGATCCGCGGTGATGTGCTGGGCGACCCGCATTTGGGCTATGCGATGGCCTTCGGGATGATCCTCGTCACGGGGCTGGCCAATGTGATCTATATCGTGCTGCGCATGCGTTCCGAGAGGTGGCTCAAATGA
- a CDS encoding ABC transporter permease — translation MTKAASWAIMILGLLYFILPLWGMVEFSLSMRRGVYSFDAYAAVLSDPQFRQTFSYSVLMALLTILFGILLVVPTAFWVQLKLPRLRPLIEFITLMPLVIPAIVTVFGYIRLYNTSSWLPLTGTTLGTNFLLVMGYATLSLPYMYRAVDTGLRSIDVATLTEAAQSLGAGWVRIIGQIILPNVLVAVLSGSFVTFAIVMGEFTMAALLNRPAFGPYLQLMGANKAYEPFALATIAFVITWACMGLIQLVTRFTNHTKAGR, via the coding sequence ATGACCAAGGCAGCCTCATGGGCTATCATGATCCTCGGCCTTCTTTATTTCATCCTGCCGCTCTGGGGGATGGTCGAGTTCTCGCTCTCGATGCGGCGCGGCGTCTATAGTTTCGACGCCTATGCCGCCGTGCTCTCGGACCCGCAATTCCGCCAGACCTTCAGCTATTCGGTGCTGATGGCGCTTCTGACCATCCTCTTCGGCATCCTGCTGGTGGTGCCCACGGCGTTCTGGGTGCAGCTCAAACTGCCGCGCCTGCGCCCGCTGATCGAGTTCATCACATTGATGCCGCTGGTTATTCCGGCGATCGTCACGGTCTTCGGCTATATCCGGCTTTATAATACATCAAGCTGGCTGCCGCTGACCGGCACCACGCTTGGCACCAACTTCCTTCTGGTGATGGGCTATGCCACGCTGTCGCTGCCCTATATGTACCGCGCCGTCGATACGGGGCTGCGCAGCATCGATGTGGCCACGCTGACCGAGGCCGCGCAATCGCTTGGCGCGGGCTGGGTGCGCATCATCGGGCAGATCATCCTGCCCAATGTGCTGGTGGCGGTGCTCTCGGGCTCGTTTGTGACCTTCGCGATTGTCATGGGCGAGTTCACGATGGCGGCTCTTTTGAACCGCCCGGCCTTCGGGCCCTATCTGCAGCTTATGGGCGCCAATAAAGCCTATGAGCCCTTTGCATTGGCGACCATCGCCTTTGTCATCACTTGGGCCTGCATGGGGCTGATCCAGCTGGTCACACGTTTCACCAACCATACCAAGGCGGGTCGATGA
- a CDS encoding ABC transporter ATP-binding protein, protein MSFLTISHLEKSFGATRVVKDFNLDIEKGEFISLLGPSGCGKTTVLRMVAGFETPSAGSITIDGREVSSLKPNQRNIGMVFQAYALFPNLTVAQNVGFGLKVQGVPAREIAPRVAEMLSLIGLPEMGERYPYQLSGGQQQRVALARALAPKPQVLLLDEPLSALDAKVRVSLRNEIRAIQKELGITTIFVTHDQEEALSMSDRIVVMHQGIADQIGTPFEIYNTPATRFVAGFVGTLTTVQAQVIDGPSGHVKIGGNEIWLYREVTGSEVTLGLRPEMLRVGPADFNAGEAALAGTILDVDFLGSVIRLRVDLGGEVLAVDLFNITRAAPPQVGERVSLALHPSDALVIGA, encoded by the coding sequence ATGAGTTTCCTGACGATTTCCCATCTGGAGAAAAGCTTCGGCGCGACCCGCGTCGTCAAAGACTTCAATCTCGATATCGAGAAGGGCGAGTTCATCTCGCTTCTCGGGCCTTCGGGCTGTGGCAAGACGACCGTCTTGCGCATGGTTGCGGGGTTTGAAACGCCCTCGGCGGGTTCAATCACCATCGACGGGCGCGAGGTGTCGTCTCTCAAGCCCAACCAGCGCAATATCGGCATGGTGTTTCAGGCCTATGCGCTGTTTCCCAACCTGACGGTGGCGCAGAATGTGGGCTTTGGCCTGAAGGTGCAGGGCGTGCCCGCCCGCGAGATCGCGCCGCGCGTGGCCGAGATGCTTTCGCTTATCGGCCTGCCCGAAATGGGCGAGCGCTATCCCTACCAGCTTTCTGGCGGCCAACAGCAGCGGGTGGCTCTGGCGCGGGCCCTGGCGCCCAAGCCGCAGGTCCTGTTGCTGGATGAACCGCTTTCGGCGCTTGATGCCAAGGTGCGGGTGTCTTTGCGCAACGAGATCCGCGCCATCCAGAAAGAGCTGGGCATCACCACCATTTTCGTGACCCATGATCAGGAAGAGGCGCTGTCGATGTCGGACCGGATCGTGGTCATGCATCAGGGCATCGCGGACCAGATCGGCACACCCTTCGAGATCTACAACACCCCCGCCACCCGCTTTGTGGCGGGCTTTGTAGGCACGCTGACCACCGTGCAGGCGCAGGTGATCGACGGGCCGTCGGGTCATGTGAAAATCGGCGGGAACGAGATCTGGCTCTACCGCGAGGTAACGGGCTCCGAGGTGACGCTGGGGCTGCGCCCCGAGATGCTGCGTGTGGGACCGGCCGATTTCAATGCGGGCGAGGCCGCGCTGGCAGGCACCATTCTGGATGTGGATTTTCTGGGATCGGTCATCCGGTTGCGCGTCGATCTGGGCGGAGAGGTGCTGGCGGTGGATCTGTTCAATATCACCCGCGCGGCCCCGCCTCAGGTGGGCGAGCGGGTCAGCCTTGCGCTCCACCCGTCGGATGCCTTGGTGATCGGGGCCTGA
- a CDS encoding DUF1826 domain-containing protein, producing the protein MTHDLLDRLSTEDPEARYLAQGILQGSTANVLRSLKAPGVGASLWQRRLPAGLLDWLDHLPAARLPALRAECLALRDVTRVLERSFADARTPDGPERRAFQADIEYLVGVFVDMFPVTRLNLRLDVIENDACRRFHIDRLQARMLCTYRGEATQFALASGTQGTATDIMAQLGTGDVGLMRGTLWPGQEGSGVLHRSPPISGTGQTRLLLVIDPWEERPTRFH; encoded by the coding sequence ATGACCCATGATCTGCTGGACCGCCTGAGCACCGAAGACCCAGAGGCCCGTTATCTGGCACAAGGCATCTTGCAGGGCAGCACCGCGAACGTGCTGCGCAGCCTCAAGGCGCCGGGGGTCGGGGCCAGCCTCTGGCAGCGTCGCCTGCCGGCGGGTCTGCTGGACTGGCTGGACCACCTGCCGGCCGCGCGCCTGCCCGCCCTGCGCGCCGAATGTCTTGCGCTGCGCGATGTGACGCGGGTGCTGGAGCGCAGCTTTGCCGACGCCCGCACGCCGGACGGGCCGGAACGACGCGCGTTTCAGGCGGATATCGAATATCTGGTGGGGGTGTTTGTCGATATGTTCCCCGTCACACGGCTGAACCTGCGCCTTGATGTCATCGAAAACGACGCCTGCCGCCGGTTCCATATCGACCGGTTACAAGCGCGGATGCTGTGCACCTATCGCGGCGAGGCAACGCAATTCGCGCTGGCGTCCGGCACGCAAGGGACCGCCACCGACATCATGGCCCAGCTTGGCACGGGCGATGTCGGGCTGATGCGCGGCACGCTCTGGCCCGGACAGGAAGGCTCCGGCGTCTTGCACCGCTCCCCACCGATTTCCGGCACGGGCCAGACGCGGCTTTTGCTGGTCATCGACCCTTGGGAAGAACGCCCCACCCGGTTCCACTGA
- a CDS encoding ABC transporter ATP-binding protein, whose amino-acid sequence MFSWFERRIDPYPAELPQMPPERFWPFMRHYSRGALPWLALLGVTSGAIALVEVSLYGWLGDLVDRLADTSRETFWAENWARLALMALGLLVLLPGLNLLGGLLMHQTLLGNFPQRVRWLAYRYLLRQSVGYFQDEFAGRIAQRLMQTALGVREVAMKLMDVGSYVVIYFLGALALAAHQDWRLALPFALWALGYALMLSKIVPRLGRVAQQQADARSAMTGRMVDSYTNIATVKLFSHSDREERWMREGMNGFLDTVYRQMRLAQVQDITLSLLNVWLVASVTGVGLWLWTEGTLAVGAVAIAVPLALRLNNMAHWIMWEFSALFENIGTVRDGISSLALPRAVQDRPDAKPLQVTAGAVRFDHVTFRYGQNAGGQEDRARPLAVLDDLDLTIRAGEKVGLVGRSGAGKSTLINLLLRFHDIPEGRITIDGQDVAQVTQESLRAAIGVVTQDSTLLHRSVRENVTYGRPDASEEDIAHALRMAEADRFVPRLSDAQGRKGLAAHVGERGVKLSGGQRQRIAIARVALKDAPILILDEATSALDSEVEAAIQSRLDLLMQGKTVIAIAHRLSTIAAMDRLVIMDQGRIVEQGSHADLLARNGLYARLWARQSGGFLASGM is encoded by the coding sequence ATGTTTTCCTGGTTCGAGCGGCGTATCGATCCCTATCCGGCAGAGCTGCCGCAGATGCCACCCGAAAGGTTCTGGCCCTTCATGCGCCATTACAGTCGTGGTGCCCTGCCTTGGCTGGCGCTGTTGGGGGTGACCTCCGGCGCGATCGCCTTGGTGGAGGTCTCGCTTTATGGCTGGCTGGGGGATCTGGTGGACCGGCTGGCCGACACCTCGCGCGAGACGTTCTGGGCCGAGAATTGGGCACGGCTGGCCCTGATGGCGCTGGGGCTGTTGGTGCTTTTGCCGGGGCTGAACCTGCTGGGCGGTCTGCTGATGCACCAGACCCTGCTGGGGAACTTCCCCCAAAGGGTGCGCTGGCTGGCCTATCGCTATCTGCTGCGCCAGTCGGTCGGGTATTTTCAGGATGAGTTCGCAGGCCGCATCGCGCAGCGCCTGATGCAGACAGCCCTTGGCGTGCGCGAAGTGGCGATGAAGCTAATGGATGTGGGCAGCTATGTCGTCATCTATTTCCTCGGCGCTTTGGCGCTGGCCGCCCATCAGGACTGGCGGCTGGCCCTGCCCTTTGCGCTCTGGGCGCTGGGATACGCCCTCATGCTGTCGAAGATCGTGCCGCGTCTGGGCCGTGTGGCACAGCAACAGGCCGATGCACGTTCGGCCATGACAGGGCGCATGGTCGACAGCTATACCAATATCGCTACCGTCAAGCTGTTTTCCCATTCCGACCGCGAAGAGCGCTGGATGCGGGAGGGAATGAACGGCTTCCTCGACACGGTTTACCGTCAGATGCGGCTGGCACAGGTTCAGGATATCACCCTCAGCCTGCTGAATGTCTGGCTGGTGGCCTCGGTCACGGGGGTGGGGCTCTGGCTCTGGACCGAGGGCACACTGGCCGTGGGCGCGGTCGCGATTGCGGTGCCGCTGGCGCTGCGGCTCAATAATATGGCCCATTGGATCATGTGGGAATTCTCGGCCCTCTTCGAGAATATCGGCACCGTGCGCGACGGGATCTCCAGCCTTGCGCTGCCGCGCGCGGTGCAGGACAGGCCGGATGCCAAGCCGCTGCAGGTCACCGCAGGGGCCGTGCGGTTTGATCATGTGACCTTCCGCTACGGGCAGAACGCGGGCGGGCAGGAGGACAGGGCGCGCCCGCTGGCGGTGCTGGACGACCTGGACCTGACCATCCGCGCGGGCGAGAAAGTCGGGCTGGTGGGACGGTCCGGTGCGGGCAAATCCACGCTGATCAACCTGCTTTTGCGTTTTCATGATATCCCCGAGGGGCGGATCACCATTGACGGGCAGGATGTGGCACAGGTGACGCAGGAAAGCCTGCGCGCTGCAATCGGGGTGGTCACGCAGGACAGCACTCTCCTGCATCGCTCGGTGCGCGAGAATGTCACCTATGGCAGGCCCGACGCCTCCGAAGAGGACATCGCCCACGCTTTGCGAATGGCCGAGGCCGATCGTTTCGTGCCGCGCCTGTCGGATGCGCAGGGGCGCAAGGGGCTTGCGGCCCATGTGGGGGAACGCGGTGTGAAGCTGTCCGGCGGCCAGCGCCAGCGCATTGCCATTGCACGGGTCGCCTTGAAGGACGCGCCGATCCTGATCCTTGACGAGGCCACCAGCGCGCTGGACAGCGAGGTGGAAGCCGCGATCCAGTCCCGTCTGGATCTGTTGATGCAGGGCAAGACGGTGATCGCGATTGCCCATCGGCTATCGACCATCGCTGCGATGGACCGGCTTGTGATCATGGATCAGGGGCGCATTGTGGAACAGGGCAGCCATGCCGATCTATTGGCGCGGAACGGTCTTTATGCCCGTCTCTGGGCGCGGCAATCGGGCGGGTTTCTGGCCAGCGGGATGTGA
- a CDS encoding YaiI/YqxD family protein yields MTIFVDADACPVKAEVERVGTRHKVPMKIVSNGGIRPSQNPLVDTVVVDAGPDVADKWIAERAGAGDIVITNDIPLAAKCVAAGAQVLRHDGDALTENNVGQALAMRDLMTDMRAADPFLQGRNKGFTKADRSRFLDALERAVRKARA; encoded by the coding sequence ATGACCATATTTGTTGATGCCGATGCCTGCCCCGTGAAAGCCGAGGTGGAACGGGTGGGCACGCGCCATAAGGTGCCGATGAAGATCGTCTCGAATGGTGGCATCCGGCCATCGCAAAACCCGTTGGTGGACACGGTCGTGGTGGATGCCGGCCCTGATGTGGCCGACAAATGGATCGCCGAACGTGCGGGGGCGGGCGATATCGTCATCACCAATGATATTCCGCTGGCGGCGAAATGCGTGGCCGCAGGGGCGCAGGTGTTGCGCCATGATGGCGATGCCCTGACCGAGAACAATGTCGGGCAGGCGCTGGCGATGCGCGACCTGATGACCGATATGCGTGCTGCCGACCCGTTCTTGCAGGGCCGCAACAAAGGCTTCACCAAAGCCGATCGGTCCCGCTTTCTGGACGCGCTCGAACGGGCCGTGCGCAAGGCGCGCGCCTAG
- a CDS encoding ammonium transporter, with the protein MEQDLANLAATVAELKAKADGTGTTFSETFYFLTIPLMVLIHAGFLAYEMGASRSKNALASGIKNILAFALIVPFFYFIGWWVYWAFPTGLDLSAGPTGASGLAYANEVAAPWSPNMGPNLDDRSSGVFWGAFVLFAATTASILSGALIERIRLTGFVVLATILGAFVWILAAAWGWHADGWLVTKFGYHDFGAAGVVHMIAGFFTLGVTMNLGPRIGKFNPDGSANAIPGHSMPMTLIGLMLIIAGFWGFLMGCVIVPGESWSWSVTQAASIYGTPMTLSGMTFNTLMGMAGGIIGAWMITRDPFWMMSGALGGIISCAAGIDLWYPPMAFVIGFAGAVAMPFIASFVERRGIDDAVGAFALHGCLGMWGLLAVGLAAQGYPALSGPDVIETSFTGQLVGAVVMALLGFVPGYGVSWLLKITGQLRVPAEAEITGLDKTKVPVEAYPEALHGAVSPAE; encoded by the coding sequence GTGGAACAGGACCTAGCAAATCTGGCGGCAACTGTTGCCGAGTTGAAGGCAAAGGCCGACGGAACCGGCACCACCTTCTCCGAGACATTCTATTTTCTGACGATCCCGCTGATGGTGCTGATCCATGCGGGATTTTTGGCCTACGAGATGGGGGCATCGCGGTCTAAAAACGCGCTGGCCTCTGGGATCAAGAACATTCTGGCCTTCGCGCTGATCGTGCCGTTTTTCTATTTCATCGGCTGGTGGGTCTATTGGGCGTTCCCGACGGGTCTCGACCTTTCGGCGGGGCCGACCGGCGCATCCGGTCTGGCCTATGCCAACGAGGTGGCCGCGCCGTGGTCGCCCAATATGGGGCCCAATCTCGACGACCGGTCCTCGGGCGTGTTCTGGGGCGCCTTCGTGCTGTTTGCGGCCACCACCGCCTCGATCCTGTCGGGGGCACTGATCGAACGGATCCGCCTGACGGGGTTTGTCGTTCTGGCCACCATTCTGGGCGCTTTCGTGTGGATCCTGGCCGCCGCTTGGGGCTGGCATGCGGATGGCTGGCTGGTGACCAAATTCGGCTATCACGATTTCGGAGCCGCAGGCGTCGTGCATATGATCGCGGGGTTCTTCACCTTGGGGGTGACGATGAATCTCGGTCCGCGGATCGGCAAGTTCAACCCCGACGGCTCGGCCAATGCCATTCCCGGCCATTCGATGCCGATGACGCTGATCGGCCTGATGCTGATTATCGCGGGCTTCTGGGGCTTCCTGATGGGCTGTGTGATCGTGCCGGGGGAATCGTGGTCGTGGTCGGTGACGCAGGCGGCGTCGATCTATGGCACGCCGATGACCCTTTCGGGGATGACCTTCAACACGCTGATGGGTATGGCTGGCGGCATTATCGGGGCCTGGATGATCACCCGTGATCCGTTCTGGATGATGTCGGGCGCGCTTGGCGGGATCATCTCCTGCGCGGCGGGGATCGACCTGTGGTATCCGCCGATGGCCTTCGTGATCGGGTTTGCCGGTGCGGTGGCGATGCCGTTCATCGCGTCTTTCGTCGAACGGCGCGGCATTGACGATGCGGTGGGCGCCTTCGCGTTGCATGGCTGTCTGGGCATGTGGGGGCTTCTTGCCGTGGGGCTTGCCGCACAGGGCTATCCGGCGCTCTCCGGACCGGATGTCATTGAAACCAGCTTCACCGGCCAGTTGGTCGGGGCGGTGGTCATGGCGCTTCTTGGCTTTGTGCCGGGCTATGGGGTGTCGTGGTTGCTGAAAATCACGGGCCAGCTCCGTGTGCCTGCCGAAGCCGAAATCACCGGTCTGGACAAGACCAAAGTGCCGGTCGAGGCCTATCCCGAAGCGCTGCATGGCGCGGTTTCGCCCGCCGAATAA
- a CDS encoding XRE family transcriptional regulator, translating into MPKSAKTRAPASVDPAPDHLTAQAHVPIDQRIGTAIRRKRLALKLTLADVAAGAEMSAAMLSRIENGQASASLDALERICGALGQSIAMLFAEVENKKGAAQLIRAADQLEVVRSGTRHGHTYRLLSYNRGPQKSFEPFLIEMDKDSESYPRFAHPGTEFIYMLEGEMDYQFGTQRFTLTAGDALTFSGEVEHGPAELRCDRVKFISMIVYGD; encoded by the coding sequence ATGCCGAAATCCGCCAAGACGCGCGCGCCTGCGTCTGTCGACCCCGCCCCGGACCATCTGACCGCTCAGGCGCATGTGCCGATCGACCAGCGCATCGGCACGGCCATCCGGCGCAAACGTCTGGCGCTGAAGCTGACGCTGGCGGATGTGGCAGCGGGGGCCGAAATGTCGGCGGCCATGCTGAGCCGGATCGAGAACGGTCAGGCCAGTGCCAGCCTTGATGCGCTCGAGCGGATCTGCGGCGCGTTGGGCCAGTCGATTGCCATGCTGTTTGCCGAGGTCGAGAACAAGAAGGGCGCGGCACAGCTGATCCGTGCCGCCGACCAGCTGGAGGTCGTGCGCAGCGGCACCCGACATGGCCATACCTACCGGCTGCTTTCCTATAATCGCGGGCCGCAGAAATCTTTCGAGCCGTTCCTCATCGAGATGGACAAGGACAGCGAGAGCTATCCCCGCTTTGCCCATCCGGGCACGGAGTTCATCTATATGCTTGAGGGGGAGATGGATTACCAGTTCGGCACGCAGCGTTTTACCCTGACCGCAGGCGATGCGCTGACTTTTTCGGGCGAGGTCGAACATGGTCCGGCCGAATTGCGCTGTGACAGGGTCAAATTCATCTCGATGATCGTCTATGGCGATTGA